Proteins encoded by one window of Salirhabdus salicampi:
- a CDS encoding Spo0B domain-containing protein: MERKEVIDVINHYRHDVLNDIQLVKGYASMGKLDKVNDIVTTIIHKAHEERKLTRLQCPHFFLWLLQFNWTYNQFQIQYQVSEQVDPLTEKDIGICDAFEQLISTLEAHVKADQLYEGMIIIEEKGNINVTFTGSFVNITECHQHLDKINFVQDVHVTEEKCNVTFSFQKELVNK, encoded by the coding sequence ATGGAGAGAAAGGAAGTAATAGATGTTATTAACCATTATCGTCACGACGTGTTAAATGATATACAGCTCGTTAAAGGATACGCTTCTATGGGGAAACTCGATAAGGTGAATGACATCGTTACAACGATTATTCATAAAGCACATGAAGAAAGAAAATTAACGAGGTTACAATGCCCACATTTCTTTCTATGGTTGTTGCAATTTAATTGGACTTATAATCAATTTCAGATTCAATATCAAGTTAGTGAACAAGTAGATCCGTTAACCGAAAAGGACATAGGTATCTGTGATGCCTTTGAACAGCTAATTAGTACATTGGAAGCACATGTGAAAGCGGATCAGTTATATGAAGGAATGATCATTATAGAGGAAAAAGGAAACATAAACGTTACATTTACCGGTTCTTTTGTAAATATAACAGAATGTCACCAACATTTGGATAAAATAAATTTTGTTCAAGATGTACATGTAACCGAAGAGAAGTGTAATGTCACATTCTCGTTTCAAAAAGAACTCGTCAATAAGTAA
- the rplU gene encoding 50S ribosomal protein L21: MYAIIETGGKQVKVEEGQAVYIEKVDAGDGETVTFDKVVLVGGEDVKVGSPYVEGATVTAKVEKQGRAKKITVFKYKPKKNYKRKQGHRQPYTKVTIDKINA; the protein is encoded by the coding sequence ATGTACGCAATTATTGAAACTGGTGGTAAACAAGTAAAAGTTGAAGAAGGTCAAGCTGTTTACATCGAAAAAGTAGACGCTGGTGACGGTGAAACTGTAACATTCGATAAAGTTGTTTTAGTTGGTGGCGAAGACGTGAAAGTTGGTTCACCTTACGTAGAAGGTGCAACGGTAACGGCAAAAGTTGAAAAACAAGGCCGCGCTAAAAAAATTACGGTGTTCAAATATAAGCCGAAAAAGAACTACAAGCGTAAACAAGGTCATCGTCAACCTTACACAAAAGTGACGATCGACAAAATTAACGCATAA
- a CDS encoding M23 family metallopeptidase, with protein sequence MNNRDVQEIRKNIAKRKKYKRENVTGSDTPRSISFVQDEEKHGFLPFLQGDSTSSMKRSKARVHSFILKLLLACILFFGTAILFRLDGPVFQKTQAIALNALTEEFPFAKVQAWYRDYFGAPLAIIDTPPSNEVAEGTNYDFILPVMGNISETFQQNGKGIFIETDGKTNVSAMDNGTVIFAGNKNDTGKTVIIQHDDGSESTYGNLTNIKVYHYQFVTSNQVIGEIVQEDESVARLYFSIQKDRQYIDPVKVMQVDDQP encoded by the coding sequence TTGAATAATAGAGATGTTCAAGAGATACGAAAAAATATAGCAAAACGGAAAAAGTATAAGAGAGAGAATGTAACTGGTTCTGATACTCCCCGATCTATATCCTTTGTACAGGACGAGGAAAAGCATGGATTCTTACCCTTTTTACAAGGGGATTCTACATCATCTATGAAACGGTCGAAAGCCCGGGTACATTCCTTTATTTTGAAACTGTTACTTGCATGTATTTTATTTTTTGGAACAGCTATATTGTTTCGTTTAGATGGTCCAGTTTTTCAAAAAACACAAGCAATTGCTTTAAATGCCTTAACAGAGGAATTCCCTTTTGCTAAGGTACAAGCTTGGTACCGGGATTATTTTGGTGCTCCTCTTGCTATTATCGATACCCCACCTAGTAACGAAGTAGCAGAAGGGACCAACTATGATTTCATTTTACCAGTTATGGGGAATATTTCTGAGACATTTCAACAAAACGGTAAAGGGATTTTTATTGAAACTGACGGCAAAACGAATGTATCGGCAATGGATAACGGTACGGTAATTTTTGCCGGGAATAAAAATGATACGGGGAAGACGGTTATTATTCAGCATGACGATGGAAGTGAATCTACATATGGAAATTTAACAAATATTAAGGTATACCATTACCAATTTGTTACATCAAATCAGGTTATTGGTGAAATTGTGCAAGAAGATGAAAGTGTCGCTAGACTATATTTTTCGATTCAAAAGGATAGACAATATATCGATCCAGTAAAGGTGATGCAAGTTGATGACCAACCGTAA
- a CDS encoding ribosomal-processing cysteine protease Prp produces the protein MIQVRVYRNEMQDIQSFEITGHAESGPYGHDLVCAGVSAVSFGAVNAIIKLCHIEPAIEQGGEGGYLKVQLPLNMSQEVYTKAQHLLEGMVVALETIERDYGQYIKIQ, from the coding sequence ATGATTCAAGTTCGAGTCTATCGAAATGAAATGCAAGATATTCAATCCTTTGAAATTACTGGCCATGCAGAGAGCGGTCCATATGGACATGACCTCGTTTGTGCCGGTGTATCCGCCGTATCCTTCGGAGCAGTAAATGCAATTATAAAGCTTTGTCATATCGAGCCAGCCATTGAACAAGGTGGCGAAGGAGGATATTTAAAAGTACAGCTTCCGCTGAACATGAGTCAGGAAGTGTATACAAAAGCGCAACATTTGCTGGAGGGTATGGTTGTTGCCTTAGAAACGATTGAACGTGACTATGGTCAATATATAAAGATTCAATAA
- the pheA gene encoding prephenate dehydratase has product MNEKIGYLGPKGTFTKMAVDGLFHEGEKIEYKTIPACIDALNDDEVDVAVVPLENAIEGSVHITLDYLIHHVEVPIVAEIVLPIQQQLLVHPSFKGNLSDIKMVYSHTQAIAQCHQFIHRNLPNATIKDMSSTAEAAQFIMESNGEPVAAIGNKLAVSEYGLNILQESVHDYPNNHTRFAVLKKEKRSLPNVNITPQGEKTTVLVTLPRDYAGALHQVLSAFSWRKMNLSKIESRPMKTGLGNYFFIIDVNQPYDQVLFPGVQSELEALGCKTRILGSYSTYTLSEQMLKKVSVS; this is encoded by the coding sequence GTGAATGAGAAAATCGGTTACTTAGGACCTAAAGGGACGTTTACGAAGATGGCAGTGGACGGTCTCTTTCATGAAGGGGAAAAAATTGAATATAAGACGATACCGGCGTGTATCGATGCTTTAAACGATGACGAAGTGGATGTAGCGGTTGTACCGTTGGAAAATGCAATTGAAGGCTCGGTTCACATCACCCTAGACTATTTAATCCATCATGTAGAAGTACCTATCGTAGCGGAAATTGTGTTACCCATTCAGCAACAATTACTTGTACATCCATCGTTTAAAGGTAACTTATCAGATATTAAAATGGTATATTCACATACACAAGCTATTGCCCAATGTCATCAGTTTATTCATAGAAACTTACCGAATGCCACCATTAAAGATATGTCTTCAACGGCTGAAGCGGCCCAATTTATTATGGAGTCGAATGGAGAACCGGTAGCAGCAATTGGGAATAAATTGGCTGTTTCAGAATATGGCCTAAACATATTACAAGAATCGGTTCACGATTATCCAAATAACCATACACGGTTTGCGGTATTAAAAAAGGAAAAACGTTCGTTACCGAATGTGAATATCACTCCTCAAGGGGAAAAGACAACAGTGCTTGTTACGCTACCACGCGACTATGCAGGGGCACTACATCAAGTATTGTCGGCGTTTTCATGGCGAAAAATGAATTTGTCCAAAATTGAATCACGTCCAATGAAAACCGGGTTAGGCAATTATTTCTTTATTATTGATGTGAATCAGCCCTATGATCAAGTCCTCTTCCCGGGAGTACAATCGGAGTTAGAGGCTCTTGGATGTAAAACACGCATATTAGGTAGCTACTCAACGTATACGTTAAGTGAACAAATGTTAAAAAAGGTTTCAGTGTCTTAG
- a CDS encoding phosphotransferase — MRGINNRDDSFQNRLRYFLAENGDFHVYKLKRIKNNVIRLDDGNKQWVLKGYKNENIVKQLWSFFQHVQNLSYITSFHPFLNGERWLMDENDGKLWCLTPWVEGKSLSFKEEKNRDFAVRTLTTFHRDVQGIVVPTYRKPITFSKKMEKRLRQFIKTKALFHDYGYLDLYEQIVKHSHVILEQMEQLNWHRLESIARKKRYWIHGDCASHNFIVQNHNVFMIDFDLLSPSPYEYEWIQLAQRFMDEPTASVYTLLRYQIFQRLLERNRYFYYGILFPNDLIREWMYAIKNKKRRIGPTIQKFDEKWQSRMEFVAEVNSMI; from the coding sequence GTGAGGGGGATAAATAATAGGGACGATTCGTTTCAGAATCGTCTCCGTTATTTTTTAGCCGAAAACGGTGATTTTCACGTTTATAAACTGAAACGAATTAAGAATAACGTTATTCGACTAGATGATGGTAACAAACAATGGGTTTTAAAAGGATATAAGAACGAAAACATAGTAAAGCAATTGTGGTCATTCTTTCAACATGTTCAAAATTTGTCATATATCACCTCGTTTCATCCGTTTCTAAATGGAGAACGTTGGCTAATGGATGAAAACGATGGAAAGTTATGGTGTTTAACACCTTGGGTTGAGGGGAAATCGTTATCATTTAAGGAGGAGAAGAACCGGGACTTTGCGGTTCGAACGTTAACCACTTTTCATCGTGATGTGCAAGGAATTGTCGTTCCAACATACCGTAAACCGATAACATTCTCAAAAAAAATGGAAAAACGGTTAAGGCAATTTATAAAAACAAAGGCTTTGTTCCATGACTATGGATACTTGGACTTATACGAGCAAATAGTGAAGCATAGTCATGTCATCCTGGAGCAAATGGAGCAATTAAACTGGCATAGACTTGAATCGATAGCCAGGAAAAAGCGGTATTGGATTCATGGTGATTGTGCTTCCCATAATTTCATTGTTCAAAATCACAACGTGTTTATGATTGACTTTGATTTATTGTCACCCTCCCCTTACGAATATGAATGGATCCAATTAGCGCAACGTTTCATGGATGAGCCAACTGCTTCTGTTTATACTCTCTTACGATATCAAATATTTCAACGGCTTTTGGAGAGGAATCGTTATTTCTACTACGGCATTTTATTCCCTAACGATCTAATACGAGAATGGATGTATGCGATAAAAAACAAGAAACGAAGAATTGGGCCAACAATACAAAAATTTGATGAAAAATGGCAAAGTCGAATGGAATTTGTTGCTGAAGTGAACTCTATGATATGA
- a CDS encoding ACT domain-containing protein, which yields MKELDEKFYLVRSDVLPESMKKTLEVKALLEQGKVNSVFEAVQKVDLSRSAFYKYKDTVFPFQAMVKEKMITLFFHLEDRTGTLAKLLSTVADAGCNVLTIHQTIPLQGKANVTLSMNTSMMRVNIEQLLQNLKKLEFVIRVEVLSSGA from the coding sequence ATGAAAGAGTTGGATGAAAAGTTTTACTTAGTTCGGAGCGACGTTCTACCGGAGTCAATGAAAAAGACATTGGAAGTAAAAGCGTTGCTCGAACAAGGAAAAGTGAATTCCGTATTTGAAGCGGTACAAAAGGTAGATTTAAGTCGTAGTGCTTTCTATAAATATAAAGATACCGTATTCCCATTCCAAGCTATGGTCAAAGAGAAAATGATTACGCTTTTTTTTCACCTGGAAGATAGAACCGGTACGTTAGCAAAGCTTTTATCAACGGTAGCGGACGCAGGATGTAACGTTTTAACGATTCACCAAACGATACCGCTACAAGGAAAAGCGAATGTAACATTATCGATGAACACATCTATGATGAGGGTGAATATTGAGCAGCTACTCCAAAATTTAAAAAAACTGGAATTTGTCATCCGCGTAGAGGTGTTAAGTTCAGGCGCATAA
- a CDS encoding LysM peptidoglycan-binding domain-containing protein: protein MKIHVVQRGDTLFKIAQKYGVDVDTLKEMNAQLSDPEQIMAGMKLKIPTVTKPVRKEVDEQETCNHAEHPYKDDSPKPMPVIKEDDNRGDMFDKEMKPYSGKNGSMKNDDKENKDDKVNFPQMPPFPKDDHMTDKSFPTVPFMQPYFFGNPSQGHMQGLGHKMPQQMQQMPPQFQQQMPQQFQQHMNPQQFQQPYAQEEDKGFLPFVDDTSKKFELPKMPDKVEYPQQKSNVQQGQGQQQMGSPFQQNIPSQQYQQQFPMSPPQSYYQTQPGYHGDGFYPQQFQQQMPQHPGQQFQQQMPQYPGQQFQQQMPQYPGQQFQQPMPQQPDQNFQQNPVRDEE, encoded by the coding sequence GTGAAGATTCATGTTGTACAACGAGGAGATACGCTGTTTAAAATTGCTCAAAAGTATGGTGTAGATGTTGATACATTGAAAGAAATGAATGCGCAACTATCAGACCCGGAACAGATTATGGCTGGTATGAAGTTGAAAATCCCTACTGTAACAAAACCTGTCCGCAAGGAAGTAGATGAACAGGAAACGTGTAATCATGCGGAACACCCGTATAAGGACGATTCACCAAAACCAATGCCTGTTATTAAAGAAGATGATAATCGTGGTGATATGTTTGATAAAGAAATGAAACCATATAGCGGTAAGAATGGTAGTATGAAGAATGATGATAAAGAAAACAAGGACGATAAAGTAAACTTCCCGCAAATGCCGCCATTTCCAAAGGATGATCATATGACAGATAAATCATTTCCTACTGTTCCATTTATGCAACCGTATTTTTTTGGTAATCCATCACAAGGACATATGCAAGGCCTTGGTCATAAGATGCCACAACAAATGCAACAAATGCCGCCACAGTTCCAGCAACAAATGCCACAGCAGTTTCAGCAACATATGAACCCGCAGCAATTCCAACAGCCATATGCACAGGAAGAGGATAAGGGTTTTTTACCATTTGTTGATGATACTTCTAAAAAGTTTGAGTTACCTAAGATGCCTGATAAAGTTGAATACCCTCAACAAAAATCAAATGTTCAGCAAGGTCAAGGTCAACAACAAATGGGATCTCCATTTCAACAGAACATCCCTTCTCAACAATATCAGCAACAATTTCCGATGAGCCCGCCACAAAGTTATTATCAAACACAACCAGGGTACCATGGGGACGGTTTTTATCCACAGCAATTCCAGCAACAAATGCCACAGCATCCAGGGCAGCAATTTCAGCAACAAATGCCACAGTATCCAGGGCAGCAATTTCAGCAACAAATGCCACAGTATCCAGGGCAGCAATTTCAACAGCCAATGCCACAGCAACCGGACCAAAACTTTCAACAAAATCCAGTGAGAGATGAAGAGTGA
- a CDS encoding M50 family metallopeptidase — MTNRKRNSVFHIHPLLFGLFFLAFITGSFMEMIIIFTIVVIHEFGHLSMALFFRWRIRKVMFWPFGGVMETDDYFSRPNREELYVVLAGPVQHIWIHFFLIYSNGFGLLSPDLIQFAVHYNIVLLLFNLIPIYPLDGGKLCFLLFSQFLPFQKAMDWTIIFSVMTVIIGLSLAIMEGWGTLHTVLLAIFLLLENRIEWNRRKFVFIRHLMARQNRTNYEGYKMLKNKLPPHITVYRTLSGLRKGCYHQFVIPVGERLVTVDEQSCLDAYFNQQQPNIPMGSIAKWQDKTER, encoded by the coding sequence ATGACCAACCGTAAACGAAATTCCGTTTTTCATATTCACCCTCTATTATTTGGTTTGTTTTTCCTCGCATTTATTACAGGTTCATTTATGGAAATGATCATCATTTTTACAATTGTGGTGATTCATGAGTTCGGCCATCTTAGTATGGCTCTTTTTTTTCGCTGGCGTATTCGGAAGGTGATGTTTTGGCCCTTTGGAGGGGTCATGGAGACGGATGATTATTTCAGTCGCCCTAATCGAGAGGAGCTGTACGTTGTTTTAGCTGGACCAGTTCAACATATTTGGATTCATTTTTTTCTAATCTATTCAAACGGCTTTGGACTGCTTTCGCCAGATCTTATTCAATTTGCTGTTCATTATAATATTGTACTGTTATTGTTTAACTTAATTCCAATCTACCCGTTAGACGGTGGGAAACTATGTTTCTTACTATTTTCCCAATTTCTGCCGTTTCAAAAAGCAATGGATTGGACAATCATATTTTCCGTCATGACTGTTATCATCGGTTTGTCTCTGGCCATCATGGAAGGATGGGGGACATTGCATACTGTTTTGTTGGCGATTTTTCTTCTGTTGGAAAATCGGATAGAATGGAATAGGCGAAAGTTTGTCTTTATACGCCATTTAATGGCTAGACAAAACCGTACGAATTATGAGGGATATAAAATGTTAAAAAATAAACTCCCTCCACATATTACAGTGTACCGAACGTTATCGGGTTTAAGAAAAGGTTGTTATCACCAATTTGTCATTCCTGTTGGGGAACGGCTCGTAACCGTTGATGAACAGTCTTGTTTGGATGCGTATTTTAATCAACAACAACCTAATATTCCGATGGGATCAATAGCGAAATGGCAAGATAAAACGGAGAGATAA
- the obgE gene encoding GTPase ObgE, producing the protein MFVDQVKVYVKAGDGGNGVVAFRREKYEPMGGPAGGDGGNGGNIIFEVDEGLNTLMDFRYQRHFKAKRGENGSGKGQHGKNADALIVPVPPGTTVKDADTGELLADLVEHKQQAIIVKGGRGGRGNLKFASARNRAPEIAENGEPGEERNIQLELKLLADVGLVGFPSVGKSTLLSIVSAARPKIADYHFTTLAPNLGVVETEDNRSFVMADLPGLIEGAHEGIGLGHQFLRHVERTRVIVHVVDMSGLEGRDPYDDFVSINEELKQYDERISKRPQIVVANKMDIPQSEENLMKFKEQVGDHVDIYAISAITREGLRPLLFAIADQLDQIPKDQFIEEETTERVVYKYRAEEEPFQITRDPDGAFVLSGEKIEKMFKMTDFNRDEAVRRFSKQMRSLGVDNALRKRGAKEGDTVRLLDFEFEFVE; encoded by the coding sequence ATGTTTGTAGATCAGGTCAAAGTATATGTAAAAGCAGGAGACGGTGGGAATGGTGTTGTTGCTTTCCGTCGTGAAAAATATGAACCAATGGGTGGACCAGCAGGTGGAGATGGAGGAAATGGTGGTAACATCATTTTTGAAGTTGACGAAGGATTAAATACATTAATGGATTTTCGTTATCAAAGACATTTCAAAGCGAAACGGGGAGAAAACGGAAGTGGAAAAGGCCAGCATGGTAAGAATGCTGACGCTTTAATTGTGCCGGTTCCGCCAGGGACAACAGTGAAAGATGCAGATACAGGTGAACTATTAGCCGACTTAGTTGAACATAAGCAGCAAGCCATCATTGTGAAAGGTGGAAGAGGTGGCCGTGGGAATTTGAAGTTCGCTTCAGCTCGTAATCGGGCACCGGAAATTGCTGAAAACGGTGAACCTGGTGAAGAGCGCAACATACAATTAGAATTAAAACTTTTAGCCGATGTTGGATTAGTTGGGTTCCCAAGTGTCGGAAAATCAACTTTATTATCGATTGTCAGTGCAGCAAGGCCGAAAATTGCTGATTACCACTTTACCACATTAGCTCCCAACCTTGGTGTTGTTGAAACTGAGGATAACCGCAGTTTCGTAATGGCGGATTTACCAGGATTAATTGAAGGAGCCCATGAAGGAATAGGACTTGGACATCAGTTTTTGCGCCATGTTGAGCGGACGAGAGTTATTGTGCATGTAGTGGATATGTCAGGGCTTGAAGGTCGGGATCCTTATGATGATTTTGTTAGCATAAACGAAGAATTAAAGCAATACGACGAACGTATTTCAAAACGTCCACAGATTGTAGTAGCGAATAAAATGGACATCCCACAATCTGAAGAAAATTTAATGAAATTTAAAGAACAAGTTGGAGATCATGTTGATATTTATGCAATTTCGGCTATTACCCGTGAGGGATTACGTCCACTTCTATTTGCTATTGCTGACCAGTTAGATCAAATTCCGAAGGATCAATTTATCGAAGAAGAAACAACTGAGCGAGTAGTCTATAAATACCGTGCAGAAGAAGAGCCGTTTCAAATTACACGTGATCCTGATGGTGCTTTTGTCTTATCAGGAGAGAAAATTGAAAAAATGTTCAAAATGACGGACTTTAATCGTGATGAGGCTGTTCGCCGTTTTTCTAAGCAAATGCGTAGTTTAGGAGTTGACAACGCATTAAGAAAACGTGGGGCAAAAGAGGGAGATACCGTTCGATTATTAGATTTTGAATTTGAATTTGTGGAATAA
- a CDS encoding ribonuclease E/G, with the protein MKTIYIQTTTTEKFALLMNNEQLEQIHVSRPEQQSLVGNIYKGRVRKVEHSLQAAFVDLGEKRLAFLPKKEIPQARKNRHLPIEKLIHEGMDMFVQVIKDPIGNKGAQVTNNVTLPGLGFVYLPQGNYIAVSKKIKGADQNHFTVSIEKWLQHEEGVIVRTSALQLNEEEQAAELDLLRRKWELLLHEAKDKKAPVKLFEDDDIPLRFIRKFGFHADELIFDETSTAANMKEMFPNLAHKIRWSHRFTQDIPYTFDSIIEQLTKRHVKLSSGVEIVIDRTEALTVYDVNSSSFSGRGNKYDTAKKANLLAAEEIMNQVRLRNISGIILIDFIDMKSDRDKEDIISCLKSEAARDPLHCEILGFTRLGILEMTRKRQGLDLMSIYEQPVNDRQWNILSHAYKLERELLSYRNSDYEAFLVDMRPEVLELFMSRVNLPKLKQLLKKSVFVRQTSLENRPYVVKFIGLENNQINEDIDKLF; encoded by the coding sequence ATGAAAACGATCTATATACAAACAACTACAACAGAGAAATTCGCATTACTCATGAATAACGAACAATTAGAGCAAATTCACGTAAGCCGGCCAGAACAACAATCGCTAGTTGGAAATATATACAAAGGGCGCGTACGTAAGGTGGAACACAGTTTACAAGCAGCCTTTGTTGATTTAGGGGAAAAGCGACTTGCCTTTTTACCGAAAAAGGAGATTCCCCAGGCGAGAAAGAATCGTCACCTTCCAATTGAAAAATTAATCCATGAAGGCATGGATATGTTTGTGCAAGTGATAAAGGACCCAATTGGTAATAAAGGGGCACAAGTAACGAATAATGTGACGTTACCGGGACTTGGGTTTGTTTATTTGCCGCAAGGGAACTACATTGCTGTATCGAAAAAAATAAAAGGTGCAGATCAAAATCATTTTACAGTGTCAATTGAAAAATGGTTGCAACATGAAGAAGGGGTGATTGTTCGGACATCTGCATTGCAACTAAATGAAGAGGAACAAGCGGCTGAATTAGACTTGTTACGGCGGAAATGGGAATTACTTCTACATGAGGCCAAGGATAAAAAAGCGCCTGTGAAACTCTTTGAGGATGACGATATTCCTTTACGATTTATCCGCAAATTTGGGTTTCATGCAGACGAACTTATATTTGATGAAACATCAACGGCGGCAAACATGAAGGAAATGTTTCCGAATTTAGCTCATAAAATAAGGTGGTCACACCGTTTTACACAGGATATTCCGTATACGTTTGATTCTATAATTGAACAACTGACGAAACGTCATGTTAAATTATCTTCCGGAGTTGAGATTGTGATTGACCGTACGGAAGCTCTTACTGTTTACGATGTGAACAGTTCGTCTTTTAGCGGGAGAGGGAACAAATATGACACTGCTAAAAAAGCAAACTTGTTAGCAGCAGAAGAGATTATGAATCAAGTAAGATTACGGAATATTTCAGGTATTATTTTAATTGATTTTATTGATATGAAGTCAGATCGGGATAAGGAAGATATCATATCCTGTCTGAAGTCCGAAGCAGCAAGGGATCCTTTACATTGTGAAATTTTAGGATTTACCCGCTTAGGAATTTTAGAGATGACTCGGAAACGCCAAGGCTTAGACCTCATGTCAATTTATGAACAACCCGTGAATGATAGGCAATGGAACATATTGTCACATGCCTATAAATTAGAAAGAGAATTACTTTCATATCGCAACAGTGACTATGAGGCATTCCTTGTAGATATGCGCCCGGAAGTACTCGAGCTGTTTATGTCTAGGGTGAATTTACCGAAACTTAAGCAACTACTAAAAAAATCCGTATTTGTGCGCCAAACCTCTTTAGAAAATCGCCCATATGTGGTAAAGTTTATAGGGTTAGAAAATAATCAAATCAATGAAGACATTGACAAACTTTTCTAA
- the rpmA gene encoding 50S ribosomal protein L27: MLRLNLQFFAQKKGVGSTKNGRDSESKRLGAKRADGQFVSGGSILYRQRGTKIYPGANVGRGGDDTLFAKVDGVVKFERYGRDRKKVSVYPVAQEA, translated from the coding sequence ATGCTACGTCTTAACTTGCAGTTTTTCGCTCAGAAAAAAGGTGTAGGTAGTACAAAGAACGGACGTGACTCTGAGTCAAAACGTCTTGGTGCTAAACGTGCTGACGGCCAGTTTGTTTCTGGTGGTTCTATTCTATATCGTCAACGTGGAACAAAAATCTACCCAGGTGCTAACGTAGGCCGCGGTGGTGATGACACTCTTTTCGCGAAAGTTGATGGTGTCGTAAAATTTGAACGTTACGGTCGTGACCGTAAAAAAGTAAGTGTTTATCCTGTAGCACAGGAAGCATAA
- the nadE gene encoding NAD(+) synthase has product MEKHIDYLTNWLRTQVEEAGVKGLIVGISGGIDSAVVAYLIKRAMPDHSLGLIMPCKSNPKDAQHANLVVEGSGIDHATIDLTDTHETMFSTITQVIQQTGDWNDKQAKLADANLRARLRMSTLYTVATNYQYLVVGTDNAAEWYTGYFTKYGDGGVDLVPIMNYTKGEVRELAKALGVPKEIIEKAPSAGLWEGQTDENEMGVTYDQIDKYLKDEEIPVNDKQIIEKMHERTAHKRRMPSGPPKFS; this is encoded by the coding sequence ATGGAAAAGCACATTGATTATTTAACGAATTGGCTTCGAACACAAGTAGAAGAAGCAGGTGTTAAAGGGTTAATCGTAGGAATAAGTGGAGGGATAGACTCCGCTGTTGTGGCTTATTTGATTAAACGGGCAATGCCTGACCATTCATTAGGTTTAATTATGCCTTGTAAAAGCAACCCGAAAGATGCACAACACGCAAACTTAGTTGTGGAAGGGTCTGGCATTGATCATGCGACCATTGATTTAACTGATACCCATGAAACGATGTTTAGTACTATTACACAGGTTATACAACAAACAGGAGATTGGAACGATAAGCAAGCTAAACTGGCAGACGCTAATTTGCGAGCACGTCTCCGAATGAGTACGTTATATACAGTTGCAACAAATTACCAGTACTTGGTAGTTGGAACGGACAATGCAGCGGAGTGGTATACAGGATACTTTACAAAATATGGTGACGGTGGGGTAGACTTAGTACCAATCATGAATTATACGAAGGGCGAGGTAAGGGAATTAGCTAAGGCTTTAGGTGTACCAAAGGAAATTATTGAAAAAGCCCCAAGTGCTGGACTTTGGGAAGGCCAAACGGATGAAAATGAAATGGGTGTCACATATGATCAAATTGATAAATACTTAAAGGACGAAGAAATTCCAGTGAATGATAAACAAATCATTGAAAAGATGCACGAGAGAACAGCACATAAACGTAGAATGCCAAGTGGCCCACCAAAATTTTCCTAA